The genomic segment AAAATCTATTTTTAACTTTCCTGAAGGACAAAAACACTCTTTTTAAGATATTGGTTTTTGCCGGAATTAGAAATAATATTAATACAAGCCAACTACATGCTAACACATGGTAATAATTCCCCCGTGTTAATGTTTTTATATCGTAAGAGAAAAAATTTGTTTATTAATTAATTTTGGTGTATTTCTTTTTTATTATTTTAAGGTGGTTTTTTTAATATTTTCGTGATTATTTTCCATTTAATTTTATGTGTAATTGTGAAGTTCAGTGAATTGGTGGTTTAATGATATTTTTTTATTTATATAAAAATTCTATTTGTTTTCAAATAATCATTAAAATAATGATCTATTTTTTATTAATATTTCATTTCTTTTGATTTTTAAGCATTTTTTGTTGTTTATTTAAATGTATTTACATGAAAATTATAAATCATGATTATTTTTATGAGATGGTAGTCTGTTTTCTTGACTTATATAAAAGATATTTTATGGCAATTTTATCTTTATTTTTTTTGAATATTGATTATAGTCCTTTCGGATTCTAATTGAGTAACGGACGCCTATGGTTAGACGCCTGTATATTCTTTGTGCTTTTAACATTCTTTGATTTGTTAAAATTCTCATATTAGTTGGTTTAAGAGTTTTCTTATATTTTTTGGGATTGTTTTTAGTCCCTGCTAATAAGATGAGACGTTAAGTGAAAACTATATTGTTGCGCTGTGATTTATTTGAACAGAATAAGTTGACACAGATAATATTTATTAATAGGGATATTTGGATATGTTGATAATTAATGCGAAATTGAGACCATTATCTGTTTTTGTAGCTCTGGCTGGAACAGTAATGTATAGCAATGTGTCTGTTGCTGATGTAAATACGACTTCAACACAGGCTAATGGCAGTGTGCTGGATCTTTCAGCTAACCCGGACGCTAATATTTATGCGGTGAATAGTTCGGGCGCTTATGTTTTACGTGCCTACAGTGGTGGGACACTGGTAGACGATCAGAACGTTTTAAAAGAAATTTATTCTGATTCAAGAAATGGTCTAAGTGCAGAAGCGGGTAGTAAGGTTGTTTTTGATGGTACTATCAGTGATATAACCATAACAACAGGTGTTATATCAACAGTAAGTACTGATGGTACATCCGTTACTACCACTCCATCGAGCGGCAATGGTATTGGTGTTCTATCTAAGGGAGCGGGTAGTTCTGTCACATTAAACAGAAACATTACTGTTATCACCAATGGTGCTCTGAGTTCAGGTGTTGATGCCGAAGCGGGTGGTGACGTTCTTATCAAAGGCTCAACTAAAATTAATTCAGCAGGAACCGGTGTCGCTGTCACTGGCGATAGTAAAGTTAATTTAAGTGGTGGAGCAGATATTACATCCACTAAAGAAGCTGTTTATGCTAATGAAGGTTCAGAAGTTGCTATCGGAAATAGTAGTACGAGAAGCACATTAACAACGACTTCAGCCTCAAACCTGATTCTTTTAGAAGGGCCTGCTACTGATGGAGCACTGAGTTTTATTAATTCAGAGCTAAGTATTGCTACGGGTAACGCAGTGAAAGTGACCGGCGGCGATTGGGTTTCAACGTTTGTAGATACTAATATTACTGGCGATATGAATGTGGATAGCGGTGCTAAGCTAGATACCGCAATGACTAATTCAGAATTTACCGGTAAGGCTAATGGTGATATCAAGTTACAGGCGACAGGGAGTACCTGGAACATGACTGATTCTTCAACCATTACCTCTTTGCAGATGACAAACAGTTCGGTGAAATTTGCGACGCCAACAGGTACTACGTATAACCGCGTATTAACAACCGGTAGCCTGTCAGGTAGCGGTGATTTTTACATTCATACCGAACTGAATGAAGGTGGTGCAGGAACTAACTCTGACCAAATTCACGTAACGGGAGATGCGGAAGGTAACCACCGTCTGTTTGTTTCTGCTCATGGTAATGGTGCTTATACCGTAGATGATGGTATTAAAGTTGTTCAAATTGATGGTAACAGCACATCACAATTTACGTTAGGTAATGGCAACTATGTCAGCATGGGTGCTTTCGACTACTACCTGTATGTAAGGTGATGTAGCTGGAGCGGATGTTAATGACTGGTATTTACGAAATGTAGCACCTACGCCTGTGGATCCTATTATTCCAGTAGATCCGACTAATCCAGTAGACCCAACTAATCCAGTTACGCCTACTCCAACACCACAAGACACAGCGAAGTCTTATCGTCAGGAAGTACCTGGGTATATCGCTGCCCCTTATGTCAATATGTTATACGGTTATCAAACGATAGGTACGTTGCATGAGCGTATGGGTGATACTCAGCAGTTCGCCAGAGGTTCTGATAATAAAACGTGGGGTCGCTTTGGCGGCAGCCATTTAGAGTCTAAATCTGGCCGCTTCAACTATGATGTTGACACCATGTTTGCTCAATTTGGCCGTGACATCTATGAAGACACCACTTCTGCGGGGACATCTGTTACTGGTGGTCTGACTGTAACATTAGGTCAGGAGCATACTAAAGCGAAAGATAAAGGCCGTACTGCTGCTGGTGAAAGTATTAATACTGGTGATATCACCACTAATGCTTACAGTATCGGTGGTTATTATACCCGCTATGCTCAAGACGGTGGCTATATCGATGCGGTAACTCAATTTACCTATTATGATAACAGCTATAACAGTCGTTATGATGCTGACCAGAAGAGCTATGGTGCCATTGTTTCTCTGGAAGGTGGCAAGCCGTTTGGCGTGACCAGAAACTG from the Limnobaculum zhutongyuii genome contains:
- a CDS encoding pertactin-like passenger domain-containing protein, whose product is MYSNVSVADVNTTSTQANGSVLDLSANPDANIYAVNSSGAYVLRAYSGGTLVDDQNVLKEIYSDSRNGLSAEAGSKVVFDGTISDITITTGVISTVSTDGTSVTTTPSSGNGIGVLSKGAGSSVTLNRNITVITNGALSSGVDAEAGGDVLIKGSTKINSAGTGVAVTGDSKVNLSGGADITSTKEAVYANEGSEVAIGNSSTRSTLTTTSASNLILLEGPATDGALSFINSELSIATGNAVKVTGGDWVSTFVDTNITGDMNVDSGAKLDTAMTNSEFTGKANGDIKLQATGSTWNMTDSSTITSLQMTNSSVKFATPTGTTYNRVLTTGSLSGSGDFYIHTELNEGGAGTNSDQIHVTGDAEGNHRLFVSAHGNGAYTVDDGIKVVQIDGNSTSQFTLGNGNYVSMGAFDYYLYVR